The Candidatus Zixiibacteriota bacterium genome has a window encoding:
- a CDS encoding phenylacetate--CoA ligase family protein encodes MPDLMQPLAKHVFFPLFALKQGSSVPRHLREFERSQYFSPDRIAAMQLERLRALLGHAYRNCPFYTRRFDEAGLVPSRVQSIDDLRVLPVLTKKDIQTNLARLTAQNLPPSDLVPDKTGGSTGQPLNFFINQDRVYSRNAAALRHDRWTGWDIGCKTAYLWGHHGDLGTVARLKNRIKDTLLDRNLILDTASITAPKLEQFRKGLLKFRPVIYVGYANSVYLYARFLRDTGVRDYHRPSAIITSAELLDPEQRQVIEKVFGCKVFDRYGSRETSIIASECDRHTGLHVCAETILLEIVADNQPAQPGQLGKIIITDLMNYGMPFIRYRIEDIGRPSPHKSCSCGRGLPLIDMAAGRVTDFLVTPDGKIISGASLTIFLIANTPGLAQAQFVQERKDELIMRIVKGEKFNDESLRYLNEQIPEFFGPKVKYHFEYVDSIPPEPSGKHRFSLSKLDISEMF; translated from the coding sequence ATGCCTGACCTGATGCAGCCTCTGGCTAAACACGTGTTCTTTCCCTTGTTTGCCCTCAAGCAGGGGAGCAGCGTGCCCCGGCATCTGCGGGAGTTCGAAAGAAGCCAGTATTTCTCACCCGACCGGATAGCCGCCATGCAACTGGAGCGGCTGAGAGCGCTGCTCGGACACGCCTATCGCAATTGCCCGTTCTATACGCGACGCTTCGACGAGGCCGGGCTGGTGCCGTCGCGGGTGCAATCGATCGATGATCTTCGGGTGCTGCCGGTCCTCACCAAGAAGGACATCCAGACAAACCTGGCGCGACTGACCGCCCAGAACCTGCCGCCGTCCGACCTGGTGCCGGACAAGACCGGCGGCTCGACCGGCCAGCCGCTGAATTTCTTCATCAATCAGGATCGCGTTTACTCGCGCAACGCGGCCGCGCTCAGACATGACCGCTGGACCGGGTGGGATATCGGCTGCAAGACGGCTTACCTCTGGGGCCACCACGGCGACCTCGGCACAGTCGCGCGCTTGAAAAATCGCATCAAGGACACCCTGCTCGACCGGAATCTGATTCTCGATACGGCCAGTATCACCGCACCGAAACTCGAACAGTTTCGCAAAGGCCTCCTGAAGTTTCGACCTGTCATCTACGTCGGGTACGCCAATTCGGTGTATCTGTATGCCCGCTTTCTGAGAGACACCGGCGTTCGCGATTACCATCGCCCCAGCGCGATTATCACGTCAGCGGAGCTGCTCGATCCGGAGCAGCGGCAGGTTATCGAGAAGGTCTTCGGGTGCAAGGTGTTCGACCGCTACGGTTCGCGCGAAACCAGTATCATTGCGTCGGAATGTGATCGCCACACCGGACTGCACGTCTGCGCCGAGACAATACTGCTTGAAATTGTCGCGGATAACCAGCCCGCCCAACCCGGCCAACTGGGCAAGATCATCATCACCGATCTGATGAACTACGGTATGCCGTTTATTAGGTATCGAATTGAAGACATCGGCCGTCCGTCCCCGCACAAGTCCTGCTCATGCGGTCGGGGCCTGCCGCTGATCGACATGGCCGCCGGCCGGGTGACCGATTTCCTGGTGACCCCCGACGGCAAGATCATCTCTGGAGCATCACTGACAATTTTCCTGATCGCCAATACTCCCGGCCTGGCTCAGGCGCAGTTTGTCCAGGAGCGAAAAGACGAGCTGATTATGAGGATCGTGAAGGGGGAGAAATTCAACGACGAATCACTCAGGTATCTGAACGAACAGATACCTGAGTTCTTCGGGCCGAAAGTGAAGTACCATTTCGAGTACGTCGACTCCATTCCACCGGAACCGTCGGGGAAGCATCGTTTCAGCCTGTCGAAGCTGGACATTTCGGAGATGTTTTAG